A region from the Planctomycetota bacterium genome encodes:
- a CDS encoding N-6 DNA methylase: MAGSFALDALEAAVQSQARGLGAHYTPYEIVERIVRTTLGPLCAGLAAHEVPALRVLDPAVGSGRFLVAALDFLTHAAGGDGRTRALIGRQCLYGVDVDPCAVDLARRAVAAAAEVLPEELARHLVVGDSLLAGPAALLGAEAFDAVLANPPWISYSGRHAAAIEPARRRRLAERFASFRGWPTTHGAFLELAAGLLRPGGRAALVVPQQMCHLAGYEAARRAADALCCLEPPPEMLGEGCFDGVVQPAAVLYLRRRTGGESGAWAADEPLAHGAEVRSFLEQMRRHPPAPPGTFRDPGVHTGNSAALLLYDEPAEGRVPVREGRCIHPFSLDEPRRWLDAAPRLPPGRYCRIGRPEACLGARILLRQTANRPVAARHTAPAYFRNSVLACYGISGLDDAALLGLLNSAPVAFYHRCCHADSGQRAFPQVKVSHLQALPIAREAGELAPLARRLEALAAEPEGRPALRAAAIAQLDRLACRAYGLSASAEAWVMGWAKAERGEEKEK, from the coding sequence ATGGCTGGCTCCTTCGCCCTCGACGCGCTCGAGGCCGCCGTGCAGAGTCAGGCGCGCGGTCTCGGCGCACACTACACGCCGTACGAGATCGTCGAGCGGATCGTCCGCACCACGCTCGGCCCGCTGTGCGCGGGCCTTGCCGCGCACGAGGTGCCGGCCCTGCGCGTGCTCGACCCCGCGGTGGGCAGCGGGCGCTTCCTGGTGGCCGCGCTCGACTTCCTGACGCATGCCGCGGGGGGCGACGGGCGCACCCGCGCGCTCATCGGGAGACAGTGCCTCTACGGGGTGGACGTGGACCCCTGCGCGGTGGACCTGGCGCGCAGGGCCGTAGCGGCCGCCGCGGAGGTGTTGCCGGAGGAACTCGCCCGCCACCTCGTTGTGGGCGACAGCCTGCTCGCCGGCCCGGCGGCGCTTCTCGGGGCGGAGGCCTTCGATGCGGTGCTGGCCAATCCGCCCTGGATCTCGTACTCGGGACGCCACGCGGCGGCCATCGAGCCGGCCCGTCGCCGGCGCCTCGCCGAACGCTTCGCGTCGTTCCGCGGCTGGCCGACGACGCACGGCGCGTTCCTGGAGTTGGCGGCGGGCCTCCTGCGCCCGGGCGGCCGCGCCGCGCTCGTGGTGCCCCAACAGATGTGCCATCTGGCCGGTTACGAGGCGGCGCGGCGGGCCGCCGATGCGCTCTGCTGCCTCGAGCCGCCCCCCGAAATGCTGGGCGAGGGGTGCTTCGACGGCGTCGTGCAGCCGGCCGCGGTCCTCTACCTTCGCCGCAGGACCGGCGGCGAGTCGGGTGCCTGGGCCGCTGACGAACCGCTCGCTCACGGGGCGGAGGTCCGTTCGTTCCTGGAGCAGATGCGCCGCCACCCGCCCGCGCCGCCCGGCACGTTCCGCGACCCGGGCGTTCACACGGGCAACAGCGCGGCCCTGCTGCTGTATGACGAGCCGGCAGAGGGGCGGGTGCCGGTGCGCGAGGGCCGCTGCATCCACCCCTTTTCGCTCGACGAGCCGCGCCGGTGGCTCGACGCGGCGCCGCGGCTACCCCCGGGCCGCTACTGCCGCATCGGGCGGCCCGAGGCGTGCCTCGGGGCGCGCATCCTGCTGCGCCAGACGGCGAACCGGCCCGTCGCGGCCCGCCACACGGCGCCGGCATACTTCCGGAACAGCGTGCTCGCCTGCTACGGGATTTCAGGGCTGGACGACGCGGCGCTCCTCGGCCTCCTGAACAGCGCGCCGGTGGCGTTCTATCACCGGTGCTGCCATGCCGACAGCGGCCAGCGTGCGTTTCCCCAGGTGAAGGTGAGCCACCTCCAGGCTCTGCCCATCGCCCGCGAGGCGGGGGAGCTGGCGCCGCTCGCGCGGCGCCTGGAGGCGCTGGCCGCCGAGCCCGAGGGCCGGCCCGCCTTGCGGGCGGCGGCAATCGCGCAGCTCGACCGCCTGGCCTGTCGGGCCTATGGCCTCAGCGCGTCGGCCGAGGCCTGGGTGATGGGCTGGGCGAAGGCAGAGCGGGGGGAGGAAAAAGAAAAATAG